The following coding sequences are from one Dermacentor silvarum isolate Dsil-2018 chromosome 4, BIME_Dsil_1.4, whole genome shotgun sequence window:
- the LOC119450700 gene encoding uncharacterized protein LOC119450700, producing the protein MRGRGRPMQENDPVQPPAVGPAVCQEPDVAAQGEQVDAPPPAAPGQPAGPLDVPVQEAPINAEMAQQQHQGAFHANVPPIPEGQEANLALVGHACIRPVIQAAFKARTSTDGLFARKVARNNM; encoded by the exons ATGCGCGGAAGAGGCAGACCAA TGCAGGAAAACGATCCCGTTCAACCGCCTGCTGTAGGACCTGCAGTGTGCCAGGAACCAGACGTCGCAGCACAAGGAGAGCAAGTGGACGCTCCACCGCCAGCAGCACCAGGCCAGCCCGCCGGTCCCCTTGACGTGCCCGTTCAAGAGGCACCCATCAACGCCGAAATGGCCCAGCAGCAGCATCAAGGTGCATTTCACGCCAACGTCCCTCCTATCCCCGAAGGGCAAGAAGCGAACCTTGCCCTAGTGGGCCATGCCTGCATCAGGCCGGTGATTCAGGCGGCATTCAAGGCCCGCACCTCGACAGACGGCCTGTTTGCTCGAAAGGtggcccgtaacaatatgtag